One part of the Desulfomicrobium apsheronum genome encodes these proteins:
- a CDS encoding flagellin, which yields MALSDLQKLFVVSTATQMWQQDLLMNVYFQGSSVGANLREMILGQQPVKPLTNPFDEAITGRLRSDSAAIRQAGKNVQEASAMVGIAASAVGTIKSTLEEMLSLAQQVKDGDLAYSADVATQYNALRDKVTGIIESTQYNGISLLDDTRWGTDQIDADGNVFIQSFAQGANGGFDVTFQKLDATGLAALSGAALEDNPAGSLQTELDTLSVHIGDMTTLEEVYSQREDGLNYQATALDSQADLLDQAVEARRQTPVLSLEEILIRLLMRDTGTLLDETS from the coding sequence ATGGCTTTAAGCGATCTGCAAAAACTCTTCGTCGTTTCCACCGCCACCCAGATGTGGCAGCAGGATCTGCTCATGAACGTCTACTTCCAGGGTTCATCGGTGGGCGCCAACCTGCGCGAAATGATACTTGGGCAGCAACCGGTCAAGCCCCTGACCAACCCCTTCGACGAGGCCATCACCGGCAGGCTGCGCTCGGACAGCGCGGCCATCCGCCAGGCCGGCAAGAATGTGCAGGAAGCATCCGCCATGGTCGGCATCGCGGCCAGCGCGGTGGGCACGATCAAAAGCACTTTAGAGGAAATGCTAAGCCTCGCCCAGCAGGTCAAGGACGGCGATCTGGCATACTCCGCGGATGTCGCCACGCAGTACAACGCCCTGCGCGACAAGGTCACGGGCATCATCGAATCGACCCAGTACAACGGCATCTCCCTGCTCGACGATACGCGATGGGGCACCGACCAGATCGACGCGGACGGCAATGTCTTCATCCAGTCGTTCGCCCAGGGCGCGAACGGCGGCTTCGACGTGACCTTCCAGAAACTCGACGCCACCGGTCTTGCCGCCCTCAGTGGCGCCGCCCTTGAAGACAATCCGGCAGGCAGCCTGCAAACCGAACTGGACACCCTCTCCGTCCATATCGGGGACATGACCACCCTTGAGGAAGTCTACTCCCAGCGCGAAGACGGCCTGAACTACCAGGCCACGGCCCTCGACTCCCAGGCGGATCTGCTCGATCAGGCCGTGGAAGCGCGGCGACAGACGCCGGTCCTGTCCCTGGAGGAAATCCTGATCCGGCTCCTCATGCGCGACACAGGCACCCTGCTCGACGAAACGAGCTGA
- a CDS encoding SAM hydrolase/SAM-dependent halogenase family protein, with product MRPIIVLLTDFGLLDPYVGQMKGVILREAPDACIVDLCHEVVAHDSVQAGFLLQASHGHFPPQSIFVSVVDPGVGSDRFIVLAQRENQFFLAPDNGLLSFLIDEPVSWWRIDAQAFAAGNTFHGRDIFAPIAARLALGATPQAFGSRVAPDTIIRHDLNWAEIGNPVVDCTVLHVDRFGNCLVNLRAEHFHESPRTWLLDDGRSVVKAAAYAELAPGQIGLLAGSQGVLELAVNQGDCARTLGLAPGLNIRLTRKDTPHP from the coding sequence ATGCGCCCGATTATCGTTCTACTCACTGATTTTGGTCTCCTCGATCCCTATGTCGGTCAGATGAAGGGAGTCATTCTGCGTGAGGCGCCGGACGCGTGCATCGTAGATCTTTGCCACGAAGTGGTCGCGCACGACAGTGTTCAGGCTGGTTTTCTGTTGCAAGCCAGCCATGGCCACTTTCCGCCGCAAAGCATCTTCGTGAGCGTGGTCGATCCGGGCGTTGGGTCAGACAGGTTCATCGTGCTGGCCCAGCGGGAGAATCAGTTCTTCCTGGCCCCGGACAACGGGCTGCTGTCGTTTCTGATCGACGAGCCCGTGTCGTGGTGGCGGATTGACGCGCAGGCCTTCGCCGCCGGCAACACCTTTCACGGTCGGGACATATTCGCGCCCATCGCCGCGCGACTGGCCCTGGGCGCGACGCCGCAAGCCTTCGGGTCGCGCGTCGCGCCGGACACGATCATACGCCACGATCTCAACTGGGCCGAAATCGGGAATCCTGTCGTTGACTGCACGGTCCTGCACGTGGACCGTTTCGGCAACTGCCTCGTGAATCTGCGCGCCGAACATTTTCATGAATCGCCAAGGACCTGGCTCCTCGATGACGGCAGAAGCGTCGTCAAGGCCGCCGCCTACGCGGAGCTCGCTCCCGGACAGATCGGCCTTCTGGCAGGCAGTCAGGGCGTGCTGGAACTGGCGGTAAACCAGGGCGACTGCGCCCGTACCCTTGGCCTTGCCCCCGGCCTGAACATCCGCCTGACCCGAAAGGACACCCCGCATCCGTGA
- the truA gene encoding tRNA pseudouridine(38-40) synthase TruA, protein MPRIRLTVAYVGTRYQGWQIQGQGATIQGAIEDKLTRICGELVRVHGSGRTDSGVHALAQVAHFDVPESKAHIPWQQALNAMLPDDIAILDAVEAPEDFHARFSVRSKRYAYTIWTEPHFVLPQRAPFVWAVRGLDFEAMDQAAQELAGTHDFAAFQNAGTEIKGTVRTLEPILRTQGQSPAEWIFRFQADGFLKQMVRNLMGLLVEAGRGGLAPGEVRAILEGCDRRKAPATAPARGLTLEEVIY, encoded by the coding sequence ATGCCGCGCATCAGGCTTACCGTGGCCTACGTCGGCACCCGCTACCAGGGCTGGCAGATTCAGGGCCAGGGAGCGACCATCCAGGGCGCCATCGAGGACAAGCTGACCCGCATCTGCGGCGAACTGGTGCGGGTTCACGGCTCCGGACGCACGGACTCGGGCGTGCATGCCCTGGCGCAGGTAGCCCACTTCGACGTCCCGGAATCCAAGGCGCACATCCCCTGGCAACAGGCCCTGAACGCCATGCTGCCGGACGACATCGCCATTCTCGACGCAGTGGAAGCGCCCGAGGATTTTCATGCGCGCTTTTCGGTCCGCTCCAAGCGTTACGCCTACACCATCTGGACCGAGCCGCACTTCGTCCTGCCGCAACGGGCGCCCTTTGTCTGGGCCGTGCGCGGACTTGATTTCGAGGCCATGGACCAGGCCGCGCAAGAACTGGCCGGAACCCACGATTTCGCGGCGTTCCAGAACGCCGGAACGGAGATCAAAGGCACCGTGCGCACTCTCGAACCCATTCTGCGCACCCAGGGGCAGAGCCCGGCGGAATGGATCTTTCGCTTTCAGGCCGACGGCTTTTTAAAACAGATGGTCCGCAACCTCATGGGACTGCTGGTCGAAGCAGGACGAGGCGGGCTGGCCCCCGGCGAAGTCCGCGCCATCCTCGAAGGATGTGATCGCCGCAAGGCCCCGGCCACGGCCCCGGCACGGGGACTCACGCTGGAGGAAGTCATCTATTAA
- the fliJ gene encoding flagellar export protein FliJ, which translates to MARPFLFKLEKILEYRRQLEDQAKLALSLTRQQVAEQKLRLEALHKDLEACLVELSAIKQMTQPELWLWSGWRKRLELDKTQAQAKLVELQKLAETRRLELVTKAKDRKLLEKLRAKQAEKHVQEEQRKEQKEFDETGTLRHGRTPY; encoded by the coding sequence ATGGCACGCCCCTTTCTGTTCAAACTTGAAAAGATCCTGGAATACCGCAGGCAGCTCGAAGACCAGGCAAAACTGGCCTTGAGCCTTACCAGACAACAGGTCGCGGAACAGAAACTGCGTCTCGAAGCCCTGCACAAAGACCTGGAAGCCTGTCTTGTCGAACTCAGCGCGATCAAACAAATGACCCAGCCGGAGCTGTGGCTCTGGTCGGGCTGGCGAAAACGTCTGGAACTTGACAAAACACAGGCACAGGCAAAACTTGTCGAACTGCAAAAGCTGGCCGAAACCCGTCGGCTCGAACTGGTGACAAAAGCCAAGGACCGCAAACTCCTGGAGAAACTCCGGGCCAAACAGGCAGAAAAACATGTTCAGGAAGAACAGCGAAAAGAGCAAAAGGAATTCGACGAAACAGGCACCCTCCGCCACGGGCGCACGCCTTACTAG
- a CDS encoding adenosylcobinamide-GDP ribazoletransferase: MNPLQDFLVALTFLTRLGRAHITTSEAISKSMPMYPMVGLLLGLILALCSRLPLSSWVLAWILTGLNIYLTRGLHWDGWADLWDGWGSGATGERFWAIVKDSHIGAFGTMGLILGLGLQAALLEAAVSRDAWPALILAPVFGRFSCLVLARMSQNLSRPGLGQNAVQGATRSALVVGGCTTLLPALALAPSHLVLSLALTSAVLAALLALGRKQGGVNGDFLGAAIIAGEICVLLPLSLPIW, encoded by the coding sequence GTGAACCCGCTCCAAGACTTCCTCGTGGCCCTGACTTTCCTGACCCGCCTGGGCCGCGCCCATATCACCACCTCCGAGGCCATCAGCAAGTCCATGCCCATGTATCCGATGGTAGGGCTGCTCCTCGGGCTGATCCTGGCTCTTTGCTCCAGGCTCCCGCTCTCGTCCTGGGTCCTGGCCTGGATTCTGACCGGGCTCAACATCTACCTGACTCGGGGCCTGCACTGGGACGGCTGGGCCGATCTGTGGGACGGATGGGGCAGCGGCGCGACGGGCGAGCGCTTCTGGGCCATCGTCAAGGACAGCCATATCGGAGCCTTCGGCACCATGGGCCTCATCTTGGGCCTGGGACTTCAGGCCGCGCTCCTTGAAGCAGCCGTTTCCCGCGATGCGTGGCCGGCGCTCATCCTTGCCCCTGTTTTTGGCCGGTTTTCCTGCCTGGTGCTGGCCCGCATGAGCCAAAACCTGTCCCGCCCGGGCCTCGGACAAAACGCCGTGCAGGGCGCAACGCGCTCCGCCCTGGTCGTGGGCGGATGCACCACCCTGCTCCCGGCCCTGGCTTTGGCCCCGAGCCATCTGGTCCTGAGCCTCGCGCTGACCAGTGCCGTCCTGGCTGCGCTGCTGGCCCTTGGCCGCAAGCAGGGCGGGGTAAACGGCGATTTTCTGGGAGCCGCCATCATTGCAGGGGAGATCTGCGTTCTTCTTCCCCTCTCCCTGCCGATCTGGTAA
- a CDS encoding phosphomannomutase, translated as MNLSCFKAYDIRGRVPDELDEALAYRIGRAYAAFLNPDRVVVGHDIRLSSPAMAEAVTKGLRDSGVDVFTLGECGTEEVYFAVFDQGLDGGIMVTASHNPRDYNGMKFVREESRPISGDTGLFAIRDLAAAGEFKVAQRSGQLHELKMRPRYIDHLLSYVDRDVLRPLSIVVNAGNGGAGSVVDLLEHRLPFKFHKLLHKPDGNFPAGVPNPLLPENRELTSQAVIEHKADLGLAWDGDFDRCFFFDGDGRFIEGYYLVGLLGEAFARKVPGAGIIHDPRLTWNTIAAVKAAGGRPIMSKTGHAFIKERMRLEDAVYGGEMSAHHYFRDFAYCDSGMIPWLLVAEQISRTGKSLAELVDQAMTAYPASGEINRRVKDAAVAIAAVEERFAAQGGRRDNTDGLSLEFDQWRFNLRSSNTEPVLRLNVESRGDRALMEEKTEEILGIVDSMG; from the coding sequence ATGAATCTTTCCTGCTTCAAAGCCTACGACATTCGCGGACGCGTCCCGGACGAACTCGATGAGGCCCTGGCGTATCGCATCGGCCGGGCCTACGCCGCGTTCCTGAATCCCGACCGGGTGGTTGTCGGGCATGATATCCGTCTGTCGAGTCCGGCCATGGCCGAGGCCGTGACCAAAGGCTTGCGCGATTCGGGAGTGGATGTTTTCACCCTGGGCGAGTGTGGCACCGAGGAAGTGTATTTCGCGGTTTTCGATCAGGGACTGGACGGCGGCATCATGGTCACCGCCAGTCACAACCCCAGGGACTACAACGGCATGAAGTTCGTGCGCGAAGAGTCCCGCCCCATCAGCGGGGACACGGGCCTTTTCGCCATCCGCGATCTGGCGGCGGCCGGGGAATTCAAGGTCGCGCAGCGAAGCGGTCAGTTGCATGAACTTAAAATGCGCCCGCGCTACATCGACCATCTTCTGTCCTATGTGGATCGCGACGTGCTGCGTCCCCTGTCCATCGTGGTCAATGCCGGGAACGGCGGAGCCGGGAGCGTCGTGGATCTGCTGGAGCACAGGCTGCCCTTCAAGTTCCACAAGCTGCTGCACAAGCCCGACGGCAATTTTCCGGCAGGCGTGCCCAACCCCCTGCTGCCCGAAAACAGGGAACTCACCTCCCAGGCGGTGATCGAGCACAAGGCGGATTTGGGTTTGGCCTGGGACGGGGATTTTGACCGCTGCTTTTTCTTCGACGGAGACGGGCGCTTCATCGAAGGCTACTATCTGGTCGGTCTTCTGGGCGAAGCGTTCGCGCGCAAGGTTCCCGGGGCGGGCATCATCCATGATCCGCGCCTGACCTGGAACACCATCGCCGCCGTCAAGGCGGCCGGGGGCAGGCCCATCATGTCCAAGACCGGGCACGCCTTCATCAAGGAGCGCATGCGCCTGGAGGACGCCGTCTATGGCGGCGAGATGAGCGCGCATCACTACTTCCGCGATTTCGCCTACTGCGATTCGGGCATGATCCCCTGGCTGCTGGTGGCCGAGCAGATTTCGCGCACGGGCAAGTCCCTGGCCGAGCTGGTGGACCAGGCCATGACCGCGTATCCGGCCAGCGGCGAGATCAACCGCCGGGTAAAGGACGCGGCCGTCGCCATTGCCGCCGTGGAGGAGCGCTTTGCCGCCCAGGGGGGGCGCCGTGACAATACCGACGGATTGAGCCTTGAGTTTGATCAGTGGCGCTTCAACCTGCGCTCTTCCAACACGGAGCCGGTGCTGCGCCTCAACGTCGAGTCGCGCGGGGACAGGGCGCTCATGGAGGAGAAGACCGAGGAAATTCTGGGTATTGTGGATTCCATGGGCTGA
- a CDS encoding NAD(P)H-dependent flavin oxidoreductase: MDFPQLKIGDLVAKIPIIQGGMGVGISLSGLASAVAKEGGIGVIAAAMIGMGEPDIGSNYREANTRALARELRKAREITDGILGVNIMVALTNFSDLVKTSIKEGADVIFAGAGLPLDLPSYIKDGAKTKLVPIISSARAASIICKKWLSKFDYLPDAFVVEGPKAGGHLGFKPEQLDDPEFSLEKTVPEVIEAVREFEAKAGRPIPVIAAGGVYDGADIHKYLKMGAAGVQMGTRFVATHECDADIKFKESYVNATEKDIQIIKSPVGLPGRAVSGPFLDDVNSGLKKPFKCPFHCISSCDFTKSPYCIALALVNAKKGQLKHGFAFAGANAYRVNAIISVKELIESLRQGYIAAASAA, encoded by the coding sequence ATGGACTTCCCACAACTCAAGATCGGTGATCTTGTTGCAAAAATCCCCATCATCCAGGGCGGCATGGGTGTTGGCATTTCCCTTTCCGGGCTGGCTTCGGCCGTGGCCAAGGAAGGCGGCATCGGCGTCATCGCCGCCGCCATGATCGGCATGGGCGAACCCGATATCGGAAGCAATTACCGCGAAGCGAACACGCGCGCCCTGGCCCGCGAACTCCGCAAGGCCCGCGAAATAACAGACGGCATCCTGGGCGTGAACATCATGGTCGCCCTGACCAACTTCAGTGACCTGGTCAAGACATCCATCAAGGAAGGCGCGGACGTCATCTTCGCCGGTGCCGGCCTGCCCCTGGATCTGCCCTCCTACATCAAGGACGGAGCCAAGACCAAGCTCGTGCCCATCATCTCCTCGGCCCGGGCCGCCAGCATCATCTGCAAGAAATGGCTGTCGAAGTTCGATTACCTGCCCGACGCTTTCGTGGTCGAAGGCCCCAAGGCCGGTGGACACCTCGGCTTCAAGCCCGAGCAGCTCGACGACCCCGAATTCTCGCTTGAAAAGACCGTGCCCGAAGTCATCGAGGCCGTTCGCGAATTCGAGGCCAAAGCCGGTCGCCCGATCCCGGTCATCGCCGCAGGCGGTGTCTATGACGGCGCGGACATCCACAAGTACCTGAAGATGGGCGCGGCGGGCGTGCAGATGGGCACACGCTTTGTGGCCACTCACGAATGCGACGCGGATATCAAATTCAAGGAAAGCTACGTAAACGCCACGGAAAAAGACATCCAGATCATCAAGAGCCCCGTGGGCCTGCCCGGACGTGCGGTCAGCGGACCCTTTCTCGACGATGTGAACAGCGGCCTCAAAAAGCCTTTCAAGTGCCCCTTCCACTGCATCAGCTCCTGCGACTTCACCAAGAGCCCTTATTGCATCGCGCTCGCGCTGGTGAACGCCAAGAAGGGACAGCTCAAGCACGGTTTCGCCTTTGCGGGCGCCAACGCCTACAGGGTGAACGCCATCATCTCCGTGAAGGAGCTCATCGAGTCCCTGCGCCAGGGCTATATCGCGGCCGCCAGCGCCGCCTAG
- a CDS encoding DUF4197 domain-containing protein has translation MSIRVQLPNLKIVCALVTMLLLGSVSGWAQNSLLQQGLGLLSSGDGAKTGSLSQGEMGDGLKEALRVGTENVVAKLGQTDGFNTDEAIHIPLPGQLATVQKALKAAGYSSLVDDLELKLNRAAEQATPKAKALFVDAISAMTIEDAQKILSGPEDSATQYFRKSMGPNLSREMKPIVDTTLADAGAVQAYDNMMGQYKALPFMPDVKANLSDYVVEKGMDGIFHYVAKEEAAIRTNPAARTTDLLKKVFAQ, from the coding sequence ATGTCCATACGTGTCCAACTGCCGAATCTGAAAATCGTCTGCGCCCTGGTCACGATGCTGCTTCTTGGCAGCGTTTCAGGATGGGCCCAGAACAGTCTCCTGCAACAGGGGCTCGGGCTGCTTTCCTCGGGCGACGGAGCCAAGACAGGCTCCCTTTCCCAGGGTGAAATGGGCGACGGACTCAAGGAAGCCCTGCGCGTGGGCACCGAGAACGTGGTCGCAAAGCTTGGCCAAACCGACGGCTTCAACACGGACGAGGCCATCCACATCCCCCTGCCCGGACAGCTGGCCACGGTGCAAAAAGCCCTCAAGGCAGCAGGCTATTCGAGCCTCGTCGATGACCTGGAACTAAAACTCAATCGCGCCGCCGAACAGGCCACGCCCAAGGCCAAGGCCCTCTTCGTGGATGCCATTTCGGCCATGACCATTGAGGACGCCCAAAAAATCCTGAGCGGCCCCGAGGACTCGGCCACCCAGTACTTCCGCAAGTCCATGGGCCCGAACCTGTCCAGGGAAATGAAGCCCATCGTCGACACCACCTTGGCCGATGCGGGCGCAGTCCAGGCCTATGACAACATGATGGGGCAGTACAAGGCCCTGCCCTTCATGCCCGACGTCAAGGCCAACCTCTCGGATTACGTGGTCGAGAAGGGCATGGACGGCATCTTCCACTACGTGGCCAAGGAAGAGGCCGCCATCCGCACCAACCCTGCCGCCAGAACCACGGACCTGCTGAAGAAGGTCTTCGCCCAGTAA
- a CDS encoding FAD-binding and (Fe-S)-binding domain-containing protein, protein MLDSKYRAFHKAVAAFVPIARIITDPLRLLAYGTDASFYRLVPKIVINVESEDEVARILRLAYKSRIPVTFRAAGTSLSGQAVTDSVLIRLGEGWLGCRVYDQARRIDLEPGIIGAHANRTLAPFGKKIGPDPASIDSCKIGGILANNASGMCCGVAENSYQTLEELRLILVDGTILDTGDDESKRRFTEKHPEIVNGLADLRNRVMAAPELEARIRHKFKIKNTTGYSLNALVDFEDPFDILKHLLVGSEGTLAFISKVTYRTVTEHAHKASALMLFPDIRTACEATIILKKQPVAAVELMDRPALRSVQDKDGMPPYLKELSDSAAALLVETRAEDTAGLDAQIETIRAALEGVKMVRDIEFTPLPQEFAKLWNIRKGLFPAVGSVRATGTTVIIEDVAFPIERLADATLELQGLLEKYGYSEAIIFGHALEGNLHFVFTQDFGDPREIERYSKLMDDVATMVVDKYDGSLKAEHGTGRNMAPFVEMEWGQDAYRLMQDVKRIFDPLTLLNPGVILNPDPKAHLKDLKPLPAAHELVDKCIECGFCEPICPSKHITLTPRQRITSWREIQRLKGKPEHKAELAKLLKAYGYQGDGTCATDGLCGTRCPVGIDTGKMTKALRAESATIRQKKAADWIGEHFAGVARTVSGVLQVVDAVHAVTGTKFMDVSSETLHRMTGKRVPRWNERMPGGISRIRREKVNADNPLKVVYFPSCIARNMGPSRCEKIRPLPETTVRVLRKAGYEVIFPENMAALCCGQAFESKGFVAQADVKSAQLEEALLAASQNGALPVLCDTSPCLKRMQEVLDPRLKMFDPSVFVLEHLHDKLTFIQQDRRVALHVTCTSRKLGLEGKLVELARKCVTKVVVPEDIFCCGFAGDKGFSVPELNASALKTLAEKVEDCTEGYSTSRTCEIGLALHGGIPYRNILYLVDECTA, encoded by the coding sequence ATGCTTGATTCGAAATATCGTGCCTTTCACAAGGCGGTGGCCGCCTTTGTCCCCATCGCGCGCATCATCACCGATCCCTTGCGTCTTCTGGCCTACGGAACCGACGCAAGCTTTTATCGCCTCGTGCCGAAGATCGTCATCAACGTGGAATCCGAGGACGAGGTGGCCCGCATCCTGCGTCTGGCGTACAAAAGCCGCATTCCCGTGACGTTTCGCGCGGCAGGCACCAGCCTCTCCGGCCAGGCCGTGACGGACTCGGTGCTGATTCGTCTCGGCGAGGGCTGGCTTGGCTGCCGCGTCTATGACCAGGCCCGCCGCATCGACCTCGAACCCGGCATCATCGGCGCCCACGCCAACCGCACCCTGGCACCCTTCGGCAAGAAGATCGGCCCGGACCCGGCCTCCATAGACAGCTGCAAGATCGGCGGCATCCTGGCCAACAACGCCAGCGGCATGTGCTGCGGCGTGGCCGAGAACAGCTACCAGACCCTTGAAGAACTGCGCCTCATCCTCGTCGACGGCACCATCCTGGACACGGGAGACGACGAGTCCAAACGCAGGTTCACCGAAAAGCACCCGGAAATCGTGAACGGACTTGCGGACCTGCGCAACCGGGTCATGGCGGCTCCGGAGCTTGAGGCGCGCATCCGCCACAAGTTCAAGATCAAGAACACCACCGGCTACAGCCTGAACGCCCTGGTCGACTTCGAGGATCCCTTTGACATCCTCAAGCACCTGCTGGTGGGCTCCGAGGGGACGCTGGCCTTCATCTCCAAGGTCACCTACCGCACCGTGACCGAGCACGCGCACAAGGCCTCGGCGCTGATGCTCTTCCCGGACATCCGCACGGCCTGCGAAGCGACCATCATTTTGAAGAAACAGCCCGTGGCGGCCGTGGAACTGATGGACCGCCCGGCGCTCAGGTCCGTGCAGGACAAGGACGGCATGCCGCCCTACCTGAAGGAACTGAGCGACAGCGCCGCCGCGCTGCTGGTGGAGACCCGCGCCGAGGACACGGCGGGGCTTGACGCCCAGATCGAGACCATAAGGGCCGCCCTTGAGGGCGTGAAGATGGTCCGCGACATCGAGTTCACGCCCCTGCCCCAGGAATTCGCCAAGCTGTGGAACATCCGCAAGGGCCTCTTTCCGGCCGTCGGCTCAGTGCGCGCCACCGGCACCACGGTCATCATCGAGGACGTGGCCTTCCCCATCGAACGCCTGGCCGACGCGACCCTTGAGTTGCAGGGGCTGCTGGAAAAATACGGCTACTCCGAGGCCATCATCTTCGGCCACGCCCTTGAAGGAAACCTGCACTTCGTCTTCACCCAGGATTTCGGAGATCCCCGCGAGATCGAGCGCTACAGCAAACTCATGGACGACGTGGCCACCATGGTCGTCGACAAGTACGACGGCTCCCTCAAGGCCGAGCACGGCACGGGCCGCAACATGGCGCCCTTCGTAGAAATGGAGTGGGGCCAAGACGCGTACCGCCTCATGCAGGACGTGAAGCGCATCTTCGACCCGCTGACCCTCCTCAACCCCGGCGTCATCCTGAACCCGGACCCCAAGGCCCATTTGAAGGACTTAAAACCCCTGCCCGCCGCCCACGAACTGGTGGACAAGTGCATCGAGTGCGGCTTCTGCGAGCCCATCTGCCCCTCCAAGCACATCACCCTGACCCCGCGCCAGCGCATCACGTCCTGGCGCGAAATACAGCGTTTGAAAGGCAAGCCCGAACACAAGGCGGAGCTGGCCAAGCTCCTCAAAGCCTACGGCTACCAGGGCGACGGGACCTGCGCCACCGACGGATTGTGCGGCACGCGCTGTCCCGTGGGCATCGACACGGGCAAGATGACCAAGGCCCTGCGCGCCGAGAGCGCGACCATACGGCAGAAAAAAGCCGCCGACTGGATCGGGGAGCACTTCGCGGGCGTGGCCCGGACCGTGTCCGGAGTGCTGCAGGTCGTGGACGCGGTGCACGCCGTGACCGGAACCAAGTTCATGGACGTGTCGTCCGAAACCCTGCATCGCATGACGGGCAAGCGCGTCCCGCGCTGGAACGAACGGATGCCCGGAGGAATCAGCCGCATTCGCCGCGAAAAGGTGAACGCGGACAACCCGCTCAAAGTGGTCTACTTCCCGAGCTGCATTGCCCGCAACATGGGACCGTCCCGGTGCGAAAAGATCCGCCCCCTGCCCGAGACCACGGTGCGCGTGCTGCGCAAGGCCGGATACGAAGTGATCTTCCCCGAGAACATGGCCGCGCTGTGCTGTGGACAGGCCTTTGAAAGCAAGGGCTTCGTGGCCCAGGCCGACGTCAAGAGCGCCCAGCTCGAAGAGGCGCTCCTGGCCGCAAGCCAAAACGGGGCTCTGCCCGTACTGTGCGATACCAGCCCGTGCCTGAAGCGCATGCAGGAGGTGCTGGACCCGAGGCTGAAGATGTTTGATCCGAGCGTCTTCGTGCTGGAACACCTGCACGACAAGCTGACCTTCATCCAACAGGACAGGCGCGTGGCCCTGCACGTGACCTGCACGTCCCGCAAGCTGGGACTGGAAGGCAAACTTGTTGAGCTGGCCCGCAAATGCGTCACCAAGGTAGTCGTGCCGGAAGACATCTTCTGCTGCGGCTTTGCCGGGGACAAGGGCTTCTCCGTGCCGGAACTGAACGCCTCGGCCCTCAAGACCCTGGCCGAAAAGGTCGAGGACTGCACCGAGGGCTACTCCACCAGCCGCACCTGCGAGATCGGCCTGGCCCTGCACGGCGGCATCCCTTACCGCAACATCCTCTACCTGGTGGACGAGTGCACGGCTTGA
- a CDS encoding twin-arginine translocase TatA/TatE family subunit, protein MFGIGVQELLIILVIALFVFGAKNLPLLGTNMGRAIFNFKRGLSEPEVIDITAESKSRDASGQNS, encoded by the coding sequence ATGTTCGGAATAGGCGTTCAGGAACTGCTCATCATTCTGGTCATCGCCCTTTTTGTCTTTGGGGCGAAAAATCTCCCGCTTCTCGGCACCAACATGGGCCGGGCCATCTTCAATTTCAAGAGAGGGCTCAGCGAACCGGAAGTGATCGACATCACCGCCGAATCAAAATCCAGGGACGCATCAGGGCAGAATTCGTAA
- a CDS encoding MotE family protein: MFRKNSEKSKRNSTKQAPSATGARLTRLVQAFIALAAVKLAAICLLWIPPTLPDNPLLQPVIIRPAIAATQALAQEPAAPSTQDNATDSDAQANQPQDLNAREQALAKKEAELKALEAQVDQKLTTLRELEIRMQNLIDSAASIQDEKMVHLIDVYSNMKPKQAAVVLQTLEEPIAVRILAGMSGRKAGEILSSVRADRAAALSAALTRLQTGENGN; the protein is encoded by the coding sequence ATGTTCAGGAAGAACAGCGAAAAGAGCAAAAGGAATTCGACGAAACAGGCACCCTCCGCCACGGGCGCACGCCTTACTAGGCTGGTCCAGGCCTTCATCGCCCTCGCGGCCGTCAAGCTGGCCGCCATCTGCCTGCTCTGGATTCCGCCCACTCTCCCCGACAATCCCTTGCTGCAGCCCGTGATCATCCGTCCGGCCATTGCCGCAACCCAGGCCCTGGCGCAGGAACCGGCCGCGCCCTCCACGCAGGACAACGCCACCGATTCCGACGCCCAGGCAAATCAGCCCCAGGACCTCAATGCCCGGGAACAGGCCCTGGCCAAGAAAGAGGCGGAACTGAAGGCACTGGAAGCGCAGGTCGATCAAAAGCTCACCACATTGCGGGAGCTTGAAATCAGGATGCAAAACCTGATCGACTCCGCCGCAAGCATCCAGGACGAGAAGATGGTGCACCTGATCGACGTCTATTCGAACATGAAGCCCAAGCAGGCAGCGGTGGTGCTGCAAACCCTGGAAGAACCCATTGCCGTCAGAATCCTGGCGGGGATGAGCGGCCGCAAGGCGGGGGAAATCCTGTCCTCGGTGCGGGCCGATCGCGCGGCAGCGCTCTCTGCGGCCCTGACCCGGCTGCAGACCGGCGAGAACGGGAACTGA
- a CDS encoding transposase domain-containing protein has protein sequence MLTPAPCSFSWWKLAKANEIEPQAYLKYLFERFPAAQTTEDMKANSPLIYS, from the coding sequence GTGCTGACGCCAGCGCCATGCTCTTTTTCCTGGTGGAAACTTGCCAAGGCTAATGAGATCGAGCCCCAAGCCTACCTGAAATACCTCTTCGAACGATTCCCCGCCGCGCAGACCACGGAAGACATGAAGGCTAACAGCCCGTTGATTTATTCATGA